One Punica granatum isolate Tunisia-2019 chromosome 3, ASM765513v2, whole genome shotgun sequence genomic window carries:
- the LOC116199802 gene encoding RNA-binding protein 25 isoform X1, whose amino-acid sequence MAESLSSPQPINPHPPESDNPPSQPEYPPQPVPSAPTPPPNPSPISNPPTVPPVPGPVPLYAPPALSGAPVFRPPVPQFTPVPGAVNYQNPNVISAPGMANPAAPGQLMPYQVQHQVPVPVPGQPPNPTLRPYMPVHNGYAAMPPPGLPGYSAPYTTVARPAFPPRPHGNLGVLTAVPRPPISLIPGVRPIIPPVVRPGLVPVTPAEKPQTTIYIGKIAPTADNDFMLSLLKLCGPVKSWKRAQDPTDGTLKRFGFCEFESAEGVLRALRLLNKLNIDGQELVLNLNEATKGYLLRYIEKKTENAKKDTETEAASTAEIVGGAVPGAENNESAKRSVDLKKDDSAAGKRDDSDSGKKDESDSGKKELDYTEFGLVTDEDREADREALEKLTGMIEERLKSLPPPPPHAPADVLGITDSEAAAKSKDRDSDADLVKNDAEDKDDDETTSDNKASSEHDKTETSSPDRSRRYDRRSRDRDRDRDLKREKEREIERYEREAERERIRKEREQRRKIEDAEREYEKRLKDWEYREREIEKQRQYEREKEKERQRKRKKEIMYDEEDGEDDSRRWSRSAVEERRKKRQREKEDDLADRRKEEEEIAEAKKRAEEEEKQRLLQIEETEQVSDRVVNGNENSAMVEEPVAERKDAEDDYGGGNHIGEEASRIGIGDGLLSTVDAASDVQNNNNAPAKKLGFGLSGSGKRTAVPSVFQEDDDDDAQKEKKMRPLVPIDYSNEEMEAVQLAAGMPQPNLAAAAEFAKRISNNSTKEEKPESERERSRRSHDRPSQREKDRYNDENKEKGLHREHGSEKSKTTPDNKKLLDAKQLIDMIPKTKEDLFSYEINWALYDQHELHERMRPWISKKITEFLGEEEKSLVDYIVSSTQEHVKASDMLETLKSILDEEAEMFVLKMWRMLIFEIKKVETGLHMRSRT is encoded by the exons ATGGCGGAATCTCTCTCATCTCCTCAACCAATCAACCCCCACCCCCCCGAATCCGACAACCCTCCCTCCCAGCCCGAGTACCCTCCCCAGCCCGTACCCTCCGCGCCGACACCGCCCCCGAACCCCAGCCCGATTTCCAATCCGCCGACTGTGCCCCCAGTCCCTGGCCCTGTTCCATTATACGCTCCGCCGGCGTTGTCGGGCGCCCCCGTGTTCAGGCCACCAGTGCCGCAGTTCACCCCCGTTCCCGGCGCCGTCAATTACCAGAACCCTAACGTCATCTCTGCCCCCGGAATGGCTAATCCTGCAGCGCCCGGACAATTGATGCCATATCAGGTCCAGCACCAGGTCCCGGTTCCTGTTCCCGGTCAGCCGCCCAACCCGACTCTGAGACCGTACATGCCCGTCCACAATGGCTACGCAGCTATGCCTCCGCCTG GACTTCCTGGTTATTCTGCTCCGTATACGACAGTAGCACGACCTGCTTTTCCTCCACGACCTCATGGAAATCTAGGTGTTCTTACAGCGGTTCCACGTCCCCCAATTTCTCTTATTCCTGGAGTTCGCCCTATCATCCCTCCTGTCGTGAGGCCTGGGCTTGTCCCTGTGACACCTGCTGAAAAGCCACAGACGACAATTTATATTGGCAAGATTGCACCAACTGCAGATAATGATTTCATGCTATCACTTCTCAAA CTCTGTGGGCCTGTCAAGAGCTGGAAACGTGCTCAAGATCCAACAGATGGAACTCTTAAACGCTTTGGTTTCTGTGAATTCGAATCTGCTGAAGGAGTTCTTCGTGCATTACGCCTTCTGAACAAACTTAATATAGATGGGCAAGAATTGGTG TTAAATTTAAACGAAGCGACAAAGGGATATCTTTTGCGTTACATTGAAAAGAAAACTGaaaatgcaaagaaagataCAGAAACTGAGGCTGCTTCTACAGCTGAGATAGTAGGAGGTGCTGTGCCTGGTGCTGAGAATAATGAATCTGCCAAACGCAGTGTGGACTTGAAGAAAGATGACTCTGCCGCTGGGAAAAGAGATGATTCTGACTCGGGGAAAAAGGACGAGTCTGACTCAGGAAAAAAGGAGCTAGACTATACGGAGTTTGGACTCGTAACAGATGAAGATAGAGAAGCGGACAGAGAAGCCTTGGAGAAGCTCACAGGCATGATTGAGGAGAGATTAAAATCTCTTCCTCCACCCCCTCCACATGCTCCAGCAGATGTTTTGGGAATCACAGACTCAGAAGCAGCTGCCAAATCAAAAGACAGGGACTCTGATGCTGATCTCGTGAAAAATG ATGCAGAAGATAAAGATGATGATGAGACGACTAGTGATAACAAAGCTTCAAGCGAACATGACAAGACTGAGACTAGCTCACCAGACAGAAGTAGGAGGTATGACAGAAGAAGCAGGGACCGGGACAGAGATAGAGACTTGAAACGggagaaagaaagggaaattgAGAGATATGAAAGAGAAGCAGAACGAGAGCGCATCCGCAAAGAAAGGGAGCAGAGAAGGAAGATTGAGGATGCTGAGCGAGAGTATGAGAAGCGTCTTAAGGACTGGGAATACCGagaaagagagatagagaAGCAAAGACAGTATgagagggaaaaggaaaaggaaaggcAACGcaaaaggaagaaggaaaTCATGTATGATGAGGAAGATGGAGAAGACGATTCCAGAAGGTGGAGTAGGAGCGCGGTAgaggagaggaggaagaagagacagagggagaaggaggatgacttggctgatagaagaaaggaagaggaagaaatagCTGAAGCCAAGAAGAGggctgaggaagaagaaaagcagCGGCTACTGCAGATAGAGGAAACGGAACAGGTTTCAGATCGTGTAGTGAATGGAAATGAAAACAGTGCGATGGTTGAAGAACCAGTAGCAGAAAGGAAAGATGCCGAGGATGATTATGGTGGTGGGAATCATATAG GTGAGGAAGCTTCTCGAATTGGCATCGGGGATGGATTGCTGTCAACAGTAGATGCTGCCTCTGATGTGCAGAATAATAACAATGCTCCTGCGAAAAAGCTGGGATTTGGTCTTTCAGGTTCTGGAAAGCGAACAGCTGTCCCATCTGTTTTTCaagaggatgatgatgatgatgctcagaaggagaagaagatgaggccCTTGGTTCCTATTGATTACTCGAATGAGGAAATGGAAGCTGTTCAATTAGCTGCTGGAATGCCACAACCAAATTTAGCTGCTGCAGCAGAATTCGCAAAGCGAATTTCCAACAACAGCACGAAAGAAGAGAAACCTGAATCCGAGAGGGAAAGAAGTAGACGGTCTCATGATAGGCCGAGCCAGCGGGAGAAGGACCGTTACAATGATGAGAACAAAGAGAAGGGTCTCCATCGCGAGCATGGATCTGAAAAGTCGAAGACAACACCAGATAATAAGAAACTATTGGATGCGAAGCAGTTGATCGACATGATCCCGAAGACAAAGGAGGATCTTTTTTCATATGAGATTAACTGGGCATTGTATGACCAG CATGAACTACATGAAAGAATGAGGCCGTGGATCTCAAAGAAGATTACGGAGTTCCTAGGCGAGGAAGAGAAATCACTGGTTGATTACATTGTAAGCAGCACCCAGGAGCATGTGAAGGCATCGGATATGCTGGAGACGCTCAAGTCCATACTAGATGAGGAAGCAGAGATGTTTGTGCTCAAGATGTGGCGGATGCTCATTTTTGAAATCAAGAAGGTTGAGACGGGTCTTCATATGAGGTCAAGAACCTGA
- the LOC116199802 gene encoding RNA-binding protein 25 isoform X4 — MCGLPGYSAPYTTVARPAFPPRPHGNLGVLTAVPRPPISLIPGVRPIIPPVVRPGLVPVTPAEKPQTTIYIGKIAPTADNDFMLSLLKLCGPVKSWKRAQDPTDGTLKRFGFCEFESAEGVLRALRLLNKLNIDGQELVLNLNEATKGYLLRYIEKKTENAKKDTETEAASTAEIVGGAVPGAENNESAKRSVDLKKDDSAAGKRDDSDSGKKDESDSGKKELDYTEFGLVTDEDREADREALEKLTGMIEERLKSLPPPPPHAPADVLGITDSEAAAKSKDRDSDADLVKNDAEDKDDDETTSDNKASSEHDKTETSSPDRSRRYDRRSRDRDRDRDLKREKEREIERYEREAERERIRKEREQRRKIEDAEREYEKRLKDWEYREREIEKQRQYEREKEKERQRKRKKEIMYDEEDGEDDSRRWSRSAVEERRKKRQREKEDDLADRRKEEEEIAEAKKRAEEEEKQRLLQIEETEQVSDRVVNGNENSAMVEEPVAERKDAEDDYGGGNHIGEEASRIGIGDGLLSTVDAASDVQNNNNAPAKKLGFGLSGSGKRTAVPSVFQEDDDDDAQKEKKMRPLVPIDYSNEEMEAVQLAAGMPQPNLAAAAEFAKRISNNSTKEEKPESERERSRRSHDRPSQREKDRYNDENKEKGLHREHGSEKSKTTPDNKKLLDAKQLIDMIPKTKEDLFSYEINWALYDQHELHERMRPWISKKITEFLGEEEKSLVDYIVSSTQEHVKASDMLETLKSILDEEAEMFVLKMWRMLIFEIKKVETGLHMRSRT; from the exons ATGTGTG GACTTCCTGGTTATTCTGCTCCGTATACGACAGTAGCACGACCTGCTTTTCCTCCACGACCTCATGGAAATCTAGGTGTTCTTACAGCGGTTCCACGTCCCCCAATTTCTCTTATTCCTGGAGTTCGCCCTATCATCCCTCCTGTCGTGAGGCCTGGGCTTGTCCCTGTGACACCTGCTGAAAAGCCACAGACGACAATTTATATTGGCAAGATTGCACCAACTGCAGATAATGATTTCATGCTATCACTTCTCAAA CTCTGTGGGCCTGTCAAGAGCTGGAAACGTGCTCAAGATCCAACAGATGGAACTCTTAAACGCTTTGGTTTCTGTGAATTCGAATCTGCTGAAGGAGTTCTTCGTGCATTACGCCTTCTGAACAAACTTAATATAGATGGGCAAGAATTGGTG TTAAATTTAAACGAAGCGACAAAGGGATATCTTTTGCGTTACATTGAAAAGAAAACTGaaaatgcaaagaaagataCAGAAACTGAGGCTGCTTCTACAGCTGAGATAGTAGGAGGTGCTGTGCCTGGTGCTGAGAATAATGAATCTGCCAAACGCAGTGTGGACTTGAAGAAAGATGACTCTGCCGCTGGGAAAAGAGATGATTCTGACTCGGGGAAAAAGGACGAGTCTGACTCAGGAAAAAAGGAGCTAGACTATACGGAGTTTGGACTCGTAACAGATGAAGATAGAGAAGCGGACAGAGAAGCCTTGGAGAAGCTCACAGGCATGATTGAGGAGAGATTAAAATCTCTTCCTCCACCCCCTCCACATGCTCCAGCAGATGTTTTGGGAATCACAGACTCAGAAGCAGCTGCCAAATCAAAAGACAGGGACTCTGATGCTGATCTCGTGAAAAATG ATGCAGAAGATAAAGATGATGATGAGACGACTAGTGATAACAAAGCTTCAAGCGAACATGACAAGACTGAGACTAGCTCACCAGACAGAAGTAGGAGGTATGACAGAAGAAGCAGGGACCGGGACAGAGATAGAGACTTGAAACGggagaaagaaagggaaattgAGAGATATGAAAGAGAAGCAGAACGAGAGCGCATCCGCAAAGAAAGGGAGCAGAGAAGGAAGATTGAGGATGCTGAGCGAGAGTATGAGAAGCGTCTTAAGGACTGGGAATACCGagaaagagagatagagaAGCAAAGACAGTATgagagggaaaaggaaaaggaaaggcAACGcaaaaggaagaaggaaaTCATGTATGATGAGGAAGATGGAGAAGACGATTCCAGAAGGTGGAGTAGGAGCGCGGTAgaggagaggaggaagaagagacagagggagaaggaggatgacttggctgatagaagaaaggaagaggaagaaatagCTGAAGCCAAGAAGAGggctgaggaagaagaaaagcagCGGCTACTGCAGATAGAGGAAACGGAACAGGTTTCAGATCGTGTAGTGAATGGAAATGAAAACAGTGCGATGGTTGAAGAACCAGTAGCAGAAAGGAAAGATGCCGAGGATGATTATGGTGGTGGGAATCATATAG GTGAGGAAGCTTCTCGAATTGGCATCGGGGATGGATTGCTGTCAACAGTAGATGCTGCCTCTGATGTGCAGAATAATAACAATGCTCCTGCGAAAAAGCTGGGATTTGGTCTTTCAGGTTCTGGAAAGCGAACAGCTGTCCCATCTGTTTTTCaagaggatgatgatgatgatgctcagaaggagaagaagatgaggccCTTGGTTCCTATTGATTACTCGAATGAGGAAATGGAAGCTGTTCAATTAGCTGCTGGAATGCCACAACCAAATTTAGCTGCTGCAGCAGAATTCGCAAAGCGAATTTCCAACAACAGCACGAAAGAAGAGAAACCTGAATCCGAGAGGGAAAGAAGTAGACGGTCTCATGATAGGCCGAGCCAGCGGGAGAAGGACCGTTACAATGATGAGAACAAAGAGAAGGGTCTCCATCGCGAGCATGGATCTGAAAAGTCGAAGACAACACCAGATAATAAGAAACTATTGGATGCGAAGCAGTTGATCGACATGATCCCGAAGACAAAGGAGGATCTTTTTTCATATGAGATTAACTGGGCATTGTATGACCAG CATGAACTACATGAAAGAATGAGGCCGTGGATCTCAAAGAAGATTACGGAGTTCCTAGGCGAGGAAGAGAAATCACTGGTTGATTACATTGTAAGCAGCACCCAGGAGCATGTGAAGGCATCGGATATGCTGGAGACGCTCAAGTCCATACTAGATGAGGAAGCAGAGATGTTTGTGCTCAAGATGTGGCGGATGCTCATTTTTGAAATCAAGAAGGTTGAGACGGGTCTTCATATGAGGTCAAGAACCTGA
- the LOC116199802 gene encoding RNA-binding protein 25 isoform X2, protein MATQLCLRLWIFNDYGENRWKASYCLETPRLLQLLFCGVPPGSQLASFSWIYELPPPDLLSICVLIGLVTRGLPGYSAPYTTVARPAFPPRPHGNLGVLTAVPRPPISLIPGVRPIIPPVVRPGLVPVTPAEKPQTTIYIGKIAPTADNDFMLSLLKLCGPVKSWKRAQDPTDGTLKRFGFCEFESAEGVLRALRLLNKLNIDGQELVLNLNEATKGYLLRYIEKKTENAKKDTETEAASTAEIVGGAVPGAENNESAKRSVDLKKDDSAAGKRDDSDSGKKDESDSGKKELDYTEFGLVTDEDREADREALEKLTGMIEERLKSLPPPPPHAPADVLGITDSEAAAKSKDRDSDADLVKNDAEDKDDDETTSDNKASSEHDKTETSSPDRSRRYDRRSRDRDRDRDLKREKEREIERYEREAERERIRKEREQRRKIEDAEREYEKRLKDWEYREREIEKQRQYEREKEKERQRKRKKEIMYDEEDGEDDSRRWSRSAVEERRKKRQREKEDDLADRRKEEEEIAEAKKRAEEEEKQRLLQIEETEQVSDRVVNGNENSAMVEEPVAERKDAEDDYGGGNHIGEEASRIGIGDGLLSTVDAASDVQNNNNAPAKKLGFGLSGSGKRTAVPSVFQEDDDDDAQKEKKMRPLVPIDYSNEEMEAVQLAAGMPQPNLAAAAEFAKRISNNSTKEEKPESERERSRRSHDRPSQREKDRYNDENKEKGLHREHGSEKSKTTPDNKKLLDAKQLIDMIPKTKEDLFSYEINWALYDQHELHERMRPWISKKITEFLGEEEKSLVDYIVSSTQEHVKASDMLETLKSILDEEAEMFVLKMWRMLIFEIKKVETGLHMRSRT, encoded by the exons ATGGCTACGCAGCTATGCCTCCGCCTG TGGATCTTCAATGATTATGGTGAGAATCGTTGGAAGGCTTCGTATTGCTTAGAGACACCCCGTCTTCTACAACTGCTTTTTTG TGGGGTACCCCCCGGTAGTCAATTAGCATCCTTTTCATGGATCTATGAACTGCCGCCACCAGATCTTCTTAGCATCTGTGTGCTCATTGGCCTTGTAACCCGAG GACTTCCTGGTTATTCTGCTCCGTATACGACAGTAGCACGACCTGCTTTTCCTCCACGACCTCATGGAAATCTAGGTGTTCTTACAGCGGTTCCACGTCCCCCAATTTCTCTTATTCCTGGAGTTCGCCCTATCATCCCTCCTGTCGTGAGGCCTGGGCTTGTCCCTGTGACACCTGCTGAAAAGCCACAGACGACAATTTATATTGGCAAGATTGCACCAACTGCAGATAATGATTTCATGCTATCACTTCTCAAA CTCTGTGGGCCTGTCAAGAGCTGGAAACGTGCTCAAGATCCAACAGATGGAACTCTTAAACGCTTTGGTTTCTGTGAATTCGAATCTGCTGAAGGAGTTCTTCGTGCATTACGCCTTCTGAACAAACTTAATATAGATGGGCAAGAATTGGTG TTAAATTTAAACGAAGCGACAAAGGGATATCTTTTGCGTTACATTGAAAAGAAAACTGaaaatgcaaagaaagataCAGAAACTGAGGCTGCTTCTACAGCTGAGATAGTAGGAGGTGCTGTGCCTGGTGCTGAGAATAATGAATCTGCCAAACGCAGTGTGGACTTGAAGAAAGATGACTCTGCCGCTGGGAAAAGAGATGATTCTGACTCGGGGAAAAAGGACGAGTCTGACTCAGGAAAAAAGGAGCTAGACTATACGGAGTTTGGACTCGTAACAGATGAAGATAGAGAAGCGGACAGAGAAGCCTTGGAGAAGCTCACAGGCATGATTGAGGAGAGATTAAAATCTCTTCCTCCACCCCCTCCACATGCTCCAGCAGATGTTTTGGGAATCACAGACTCAGAAGCAGCTGCCAAATCAAAAGACAGGGACTCTGATGCTGATCTCGTGAAAAATG ATGCAGAAGATAAAGATGATGATGAGACGACTAGTGATAACAAAGCTTCAAGCGAACATGACAAGACTGAGACTAGCTCACCAGACAGAAGTAGGAGGTATGACAGAAGAAGCAGGGACCGGGACAGAGATAGAGACTTGAAACGggagaaagaaagggaaattgAGAGATATGAAAGAGAAGCAGAACGAGAGCGCATCCGCAAAGAAAGGGAGCAGAGAAGGAAGATTGAGGATGCTGAGCGAGAGTATGAGAAGCGTCTTAAGGACTGGGAATACCGagaaagagagatagagaAGCAAAGACAGTATgagagggaaaaggaaaaggaaaggcAACGcaaaaggaagaaggaaaTCATGTATGATGAGGAAGATGGAGAAGACGATTCCAGAAGGTGGAGTAGGAGCGCGGTAgaggagaggaggaagaagagacagagggagaaggaggatgacttggctgatagaagaaaggaagaggaagaaatagCTGAAGCCAAGAAGAGggctgaggaagaagaaaagcagCGGCTACTGCAGATAGAGGAAACGGAACAGGTTTCAGATCGTGTAGTGAATGGAAATGAAAACAGTGCGATGGTTGAAGAACCAGTAGCAGAAAGGAAAGATGCCGAGGATGATTATGGTGGTGGGAATCATATAG GTGAGGAAGCTTCTCGAATTGGCATCGGGGATGGATTGCTGTCAACAGTAGATGCTGCCTCTGATGTGCAGAATAATAACAATGCTCCTGCGAAAAAGCTGGGATTTGGTCTTTCAGGTTCTGGAAAGCGAACAGCTGTCCCATCTGTTTTTCaagaggatgatgatgatgatgctcagaaggagaagaagatgaggccCTTGGTTCCTATTGATTACTCGAATGAGGAAATGGAAGCTGTTCAATTAGCTGCTGGAATGCCACAACCAAATTTAGCTGCTGCAGCAGAATTCGCAAAGCGAATTTCCAACAACAGCACGAAAGAAGAGAAACCTGAATCCGAGAGGGAAAGAAGTAGACGGTCTCATGATAGGCCGAGCCAGCGGGAGAAGGACCGTTACAATGATGAGAACAAAGAGAAGGGTCTCCATCGCGAGCATGGATCTGAAAAGTCGAAGACAACACCAGATAATAAGAAACTATTGGATGCGAAGCAGTTGATCGACATGATCCCGAAGACAAAGGAGGATCTTTTTTCATATGAGATTAACTGGGCATTGTATGACCAG CATGAACTACATGAAAGAATGAGGCCGTGGATCTCAAAGAAGATTACGGAGTTCCTAGGCGAGGAAGAGAAATCACTGGTTGATTACATTGTAAGCAGCACCCAGGAGCATGTGAAGGCATCGGATATGCTGGAGACGCTCAAGTCCATACTAGATGAGGAAGCAGAGATGTTTGTGCTCAAGATGTGGCGGATGCTCATTTTTGAAATCAAGAAGGTTGAGACGGGTCTTCATATGAGGTCAAGAACCTGA
- the LOC116199802 gene encoding RNA-binding protein 25 isoform X3, translating into MYFLAISGLPGYSAPYTTVARPAFPPRPHGNLGVLTAVPRPPISLIPGVRPIIPPVVRPGLVPVTPAEKPQTTIYIGKIAPTADNDFMLSLLKLCGPVKSWKRAQDPTDGTLKRFGFCEFESAEGVLRALRLLNKLNIDGQELVLNLNEATKGYLLRYIEKKTENAKKDTETEAASTAEIVGGAVPGAENNESAKRSVDLKKDDSAAGKRDDSDSGKKDESDSGKKELDYTEFGLVTDEDREADREALEKLTGMIEERLKSLPPPPPHAPADVLGITDSEAAAKSKDRDSDADLVKNDAEDKDDDETTSDNKASSEHDKTETSSPDRSRRYDRRSRDRDRDRDLKREKEREIERYEREAERERIRKEREQRRKIEDAEREYEKRLKDWEYREREIEKQRQYEREKEKERQRKRKKEIMYDEEDGEDDSRRWSRSAVEERRKKRQREKEDDLADRRKEEEEIAEAKKRAEEEEKQRLLQIEETEQVSDRVVNGNENSAMVEEPVAERKDAEDDYGGGNHIGEEASRIGIGDGLLSTVDAASDVQNNNNAPAKKLGFGLSGSGKRTAVPSVFQEDDDDDAQKEKKMRPLVPIDYSNEEMEAVQLAAGMPQPNLAAAAEFAKRISNNSTKEEKPESERERSRRSHDRPSQREKDRYNDENKEKGLHREHGSEKSKTTPDNKKLLDAKQLIDMIPKTKEDLFSYEINWALYDQHELHERMRPWISKKITEFLGEEEKSLVDYIVSSTQEHVKASDMLETLKSILDEEAEMFVLKMWRMLIFEIKKVETGLHMRSRT; encoded by the exons ATGTATTTCTTGGCTATTTCAGGACTTCCTGGTTATTCTGCTCCGTATACGACAGTAGCACGACCTGCTTTTCCTCCACGACCTCATGGAAATCTAGGTGTTCTTACAGCGGTTCCACGTCCCCCAATTTCTCTTATTCCTGGAGTTCGCCCTATCATCCCTCCTGTCGTGAGGCCTGGGCTTGTCCCTGTGACACCTGCTGAAAAGCCACAGACGACAATTTATATTGGCAAGATTGCACCAACTGCAGATAATGATTTCATGCTATCACTTCTCAAA CTCTGTGGGCCTGTCAAGAGCTGGAAACGTGCTCAAGATCCAACAGATGGAACTCTTAAACGCTTTGGTTTCTGTGAATTCGAATCTGCTGAAGGAGTTCTTCGTGCATTACGCCTTCTGAACAAACTTAATATAGATGGGCAAGAATTGGTG TTAAATTTAAACGAAGCGACAAAGGGATATCTTTTGCGTTACATTGAAAAGAAAACTGaaaatgcaaagaaagataCAGAAACTGAGGCTGCTTCTACAGCTGAGATAGTAGGAGGTGCTGTGCCTGGTGCTGAGAATAATGAATCTGCCAAACGCAGTGTGGACTTGAAGAAAGATGACTCTGCCGCTGGGAAAAGAGATGATTCTGACTCGGGGAAAAAGGACGAGTCTGACTCAGGAAAAAAGGAGCTAGACTATACGGAGTTTGGACTCGTAACAGATGAAGATAGAGAAGCGGACAGAGAAGCCTTGGAGAAGCTCACAGGCATGATTGAGGAGAGATTAAAATCTCTTCCTCCACCCCCTCCACATGCTCCAGCAGATGTTTTGGGAATCACAGACTCAGAAGCAGCTGCCAAATCAAAAGACAGGGACTCTGATGCTGATCTCGTGAAAAATG ATGCAGAAGATAAAGATGATGATGAGACGACTAGTGATAACAAAGCTTCAAGCGAACATGACAAGACTGAGACTAGCTCACCAGACAGAAGTAGGAGGTATGACAGAAGAAGCAGGGACCGGGACAGAGATAGAGACTTGAAACGggagaaagaaagggaaattgAGAGATATGAAAGAGAAGCAGAACGAGAGCGCATCCGCAAAGAAAGGGAGCAGAGAAGGAAGATTGAGGATGCTGAGCGAGAGTATGAGAAGCGTCTTAAGGACTGGGAATACCGagaaagagagatagagaAGCAAAGACAGTATgagagggaaaaggaaaaggaaaggcAACGcaaaaggaagaaggaaaTCATGTATGATGAGGAAGATGGAGAAGACGATTCCAGAAGGTGGAGTAGGAGCGCGGTAgaggagaggaggaagaagagacagagggagaaggaggatgacttggctgatagaagaaaggaagaggaagaaatagCTGAAGCCAAGAAGAGggctgaggaagaagaaaagcagCGGCTACTGCAGATAGAGGAAACGGAACAGGTTTCAGATCGTGTAGTGAATGGAAATGAAAACAGTGCGATGGTTGAAGAACCAGTAGCAGAAAGGAAAGATGCCGAGGATGATTATGGTGGTGGGAATCATATAG GTGAGGAAGCTTCTCGAATTGGCATCGGGGATGGATTGCTGTCAACAGTAGATGCTGCCTCTGATGTGCAGAATAATAACAATGCTCCTGCGAAAAAGCTGGGATTTGGTCTTTCAGGTTCTGGAAAGCGAACAGCTGTCCCATCTGTTTTTCaagaggatgatgatgatgatgctcagaaggagaagaagatgaggccCTTGGTTCCTATTGATTACTCGAATGAGGAAATGGAAGCTGTTCAATTAGCTGCTGGAATGCCACAACCAAATTTAGCTGCTGCAGCAGAATTCGCAAAGCGAATTTCCAACAACAGCACGAAAGAAGAGAAACCTGAATCCGAGAGGGAAAGAAGTAGACGGTCTCATGATAGGCCGAGCCAGCGGGAGAAGGACCGTTACAATGATGAGAACAAAGAGAAGGGTCTCCATCGCGAGCATGGATCTGAAAAGTCGAAGACAACACCAGATAATAAGAAACTATTGGATGCGAAGCAGTTGATCGACATGATCCCGAAGACAAAGGAGGATCTTTTTTCATATGAGATTAACTGGGCATTGTATGACCAG CATGAACTACATGAAAGAATGAGGCCGTGGATCTCAAAGAAGATTACGGAGTTCCTAGGCGAGGAAGAGAAATCACTGGTTGATTACATTGTAAGCAGCACCCAGGAGCATGTGAAGGCATCGGATATGCTGGAGACGCTCAAGTCCATACTAGATGAGGAAGCAGAGATGTTTGTGCTCAAGATGTGGCGGATGCTCATTTTTGAAATCAAGAAGGTTGAGACGGGTCTTCATATGAGGTCAAGAACCTGA